In the Hordeum vulgare subsp. vulgare chromosome 7H, MorexV3_pseudomolecules_assembly, whole genome shotgun sequence genome, one interval contains:
- the LOC123410569 gene encoding uncharacterized protein LOC123410569 codes for MTTTTTSIFFSAILFSLLSVAITGETIESGSGGARVTNLIVEACKNASGYRRGVTNFTQEFCLSTLQSDNRTVEAKDHLELVVIAIDILKGRLTTANHNIDKMLQNAKKGTVPMRDLSCCKVYYDTTMRIINICDYMITDFRGHKGRLKSLELPRCVDRAGYPVDDCWSDLEYNMPWADALIRENLEIAVLVSLDYALLAPYDVSD; via the coding sequence atgacaacaactacaacctcTATATTCTTCTCCGCCATTCTATTTAGTCttctttctgttgcaatcactggtGAGACAATTGAGTCTGGCAGTGGTGGGGCCCGGGTGACGAACCTCATTGTGGAAGCATGCAAGAACGCATCAGGCTATCGTCGTGGTGTCACAAATTTCACACAGGAATTTTGCTTGTCAACCCTTCAGTCGGACAATAGGACTGTGGAGGCAAAGGATCACCTTGAACTGGTGGTCATTGCCATCGACATCCTTAAAGGCCGCCTCACTACTGCTAATCACAACATTGATAAAATGCTACAAAATGCAAAGAAAGGCACAGTGCCAATGCGCGATCTCAGTTGCTGCAAGGTGTACTATGATACAACAATGAGAATCATCAATATATGTGATTACATGATCACAGACTTCCGCGGACATAAGGGCAGGCTGAAGTCCTTGGAGCTTCCTCGTTGTGTTGACAGAGCAGGCTACCCAGTCGACGACTGCTGGTCCGATCTTGAGTACAATATGCCATGGGCCGATGCACTCATCAGAGAAAATCTCGAGATTGCCGTGCTGGTCAGCCTCGACTATGCCTTGCTAGCACCATATGATGTCAGTGATTAA